The proteins below are encoded in one region of Podarcis raffonei isolate rPodRaf1 chromosome 6, rPodRaf1.pri, whole genome shotgun sequence:
- the PLTP gene encoding phospholipid transfer protein isoform X3 produces MRAAMLLFCAPRGANPGATAPRSLARLPACPAPSGLASPARAVPSSAGAGEEAPGGSIKAPGGRAGGQAGTRGEERPEQTPPRDQRSRASATMVLCHSLLLFLLLLPFLGTAAAAATPGFKIRMTAKGLDLVKQEGLRFVEQELENITIADFHGKEGQFHYNISKVRVTHLHLSASDLRFEPKQHLAFNINNGSISLRFRRQLLYWFFYDIGSINTSAEGVHIHTQLELSKDNSGRLKISNFSCNASIARMHAGFSGTLRKVYEFLGTFLTTGVRYLLNQQICPVLNHAGLVLINSLLDTVPVRNPVDDHIGIDYSLLKNPVVTSDTMDLDFEGKFFYLGDENKTLPNLAVEPVVLETERMVYLAVSEYFFDSALFSYFQAGVLSMEIADEKVPKDLEVLLRATFFGSIVMMNPSVVDAPLMLRLRVSSPPSCAIKASGMSISVTATLNIFLAPVDQPLVQLSSMTMEARLSAKVLLRKKALQVLMDLRRFRIYSNQSALESLALIPLQGPLKTLLQLTIMPIINERTKKGVQIPLPEGMDFMKEVVTYHKGYLTIGADLHFSKGLREVVEKYRTPQGPPPTSVAA; encoded by the exons ATGCGCGCAGCGATGCTCCTGTTCTGCGCACCCCGGGGCGCCAACCCCGGAGCAACTGCGCCCCGTTCCctcgcccgcctgcctgcctgcccggccCCGAGTGGCCTCGCCTCTCCCGCCCGGGCTGTCCCCTCCTCCGCTGGGGCGGGCGAGGAAGCGCCAGGAGGGAGTATAAAGGCGCCGGGCGGGCGCGCAGGCGGGCAAGCCGGGACGCGGGGCGAGGAGAGGCCGGAGCAGACGCCGCCGAGGGACCAGCGCAGCCG GGCAAGTGCCACCATGGTCCTGTGCCActctcttctcctcttcctcctcctgctgcccttcTTGGGCACAGCGGCTGCCGCTGCCACTCCAGGCTTCAAGATCAGGATGACAGCCAAGGGCTTGGACCTGG TGAAGCAGGAGGGGCTCCGCTTTGTGGAACAGGAGTTGGAGAACATCACCATCGCTGATTTCCACGGCAAGGAGGGCCAGTTCCACTACAACATCAGCAA GGTGAGAGTGACCCATCTCCACCTGTCCGCCTCCGACCTGCGCTTTGAGCCCAAGCAACACCTGGCCTTCAACATCAACAACGGGTCCATCAGCCTGCGCTTCCGCCGCCAGCTGCTCTACTGGTTCTT CTATGACATCGGCTCCATCAACACTTCGGCCGAGGGGGTCCACATCCACACTCAGCTGGAGCTCTCCAAGGACAACAGCGGCCGCCTCAAGATCTCCAACTTCAGCTGCAATGCCTCCATCGCCCGCATGCATGCCGGATTCAGCGGCACGCTCAG AAAGGTGTATGAATTCCTCGGCACTTTCCTCACCACGGGGGTGCGCTACCTTCTCAACCAGCAG ATCTGCCCGGTGCTGAACCACGCGGGGCTCGTGCTGATCAACTCTCTGCTGGACACGGTGCCAG TGCGGAACCCGGTGGACGACCACATTGGGATAGACTACTCCCTGCTGAAGAATCCCGTCGTCACGTCTGACACCATGGACCTGGATTTCGAG ggcaAATTCTTCTACTTGGGGGACGAGAACAAGACCCTCCCCAATCTGGCCGTGGAGCCTGTCGTGCTGGAGACGGAGCGCATGGTCTACCTGGCCGTCTCCGAGTACTTCTTCGATTCTGCCCTCTTCTCCTACTTCCAGGCTGGCGTTCTGAGCATGGAGATTGCCGATGAAAAG GTGCCAAAGGATTTGGAGGTTCTGCTGAGAGCCACGTTTTTCGGGAGCATCGTCATGATG AACCCCTCCGTGGTGGATGCTCCTCTGATGCTGAGGCTGCGGGTCTCCTCACCGCCCAGCTGCGCCATCAAGGCCTCGGGGATGTCCATTTCCGTCACAGCCACCCTCAACATCTTCTTGGCCCCCGTGGATCAGCCCCTGGTCCAGCTTTCCAGCATGACCATG GAAGCTCGGCTGAGCGCAAAGGTGCTTCTGCGCAAGAAAGCTTTGCAGGTGCTGATGGACCTGAGAAG GTTCCGGATCTACTCCAACCAGTCGGCGCTGGAATCCCTGGCC ctgatcCCTCTGCAAGGGCCCCTGAAGACTCTGCTGCAGCTGACCATCATGCCCATCATCAATG AGAGAACCAAGAAGGGGGTGCAGATCCCACTCCCCGAAGGCATGGATTTCATGAAGGAAGTGGTCACCTACCACAAG GGCTACCTGACCATTGGCGCAGACCTCCATTTCTCCAAAGGCCTGAGAGAGGTGGTAGAGAAGTACAGGACCCCGCAGGGCCCACCGCCGACCTCCGTGGCTGCCTGA
- the PLTP gene encoding phospholipid transfer protein isoform X2: protein MRAAMLLFCAPRGANPGATAPRSLARLPACPAPSGLASPARAVPSSAGAGEEAPGGSIKAPGGRAGGQAGTRGEERPEQTPPRDQRSRSPDPPPPPHTQRTSIRKRRVRRLDCPLPRRALWASGQISAAPLARPLRPWASATMVLCHSLLLFLLLLPFLGTAAAAATPGFKIRMTAKGLDLVKQEGLRFVEQELENITIADFHGKEGQFHYNISKVRVTHLHLSASDLRFEPKQHLAFNINNGSISLRFRRQLLYWFFYDIGSINTSAEGVHIHTQLELSKDNSGRLKISNFSCNASIARMHAGFSGTLRKVYEFLGTFLTTGVRYLLNQQICPVLNHAGLVLINSLLDTVPVRNPVDDHIGIDYSLLKNPVVTSDTMDLDFEGKFFYLGDENKTLPNLAVEPVVLETERMVYLAVSEYFFDSALFSYFQAGVLSMEIADEKVPKDLEVLLRATFFGSIVMMNPSVVDAPLMLRLRVSSPPSCAIKASGMSISVTATLNIFLAPVDQPLVQLSSMTMEARLSAKVLLRKKALQVLMDLRRFRIYSNQSALESLALIPLQGPLKTLLQLTIMPIINERTKKGVQIPLPEGMDFMKEVVTYHKGYLTIGADLHFSKGLREVVEKYRTPQGPPPTSVAA from the exons ATGCGCGCAGCGATGCTCCTGTTCTGCGCACCCCGGGGCGCCAACCCCGGAGCAACTGCGCCCCGTTCCctcgcccgcctgcctgcctgcccggccCCGAGTGGCCTCGCCTCTCCCGCCCGGGCTGTCCCCTCCTCCGCTGGGGCGGGCGAGGAAGCGCCAGGAGGGAGTATAAAGGCGCCGGGCGGGCGCGCAGGCGGGCAAGCCGGGACGCGGGGCGAGGAGAGGCCGGAGCAGACGCCGCCGAGGGACCAGCGCAGCCG CTcgccagatcccccccccccgccacacacacaaaGGACAAGCATAAGAAAGAGGAGAGTCCGCAGGCTGGACTGCCCCCTCCCTCGCAGAGCCCTCTGGGCCAGCGGCCAGATCTCCGCAGCCCCGTTGGCCAGACCTTTGCGTCCCTG GGCAAGTGCCACCATGGTCCTGTGCCActctcttctcctcttcctcctcctgctgcccttcTTGGGCACAGCGGCTGCCGCTGCCACTCCAGGCTTCAAGATCAGGATGACAGCCAAGGGCTTGGACCTGG TGAAGCAGGAGGGGCTCCGCTTTGTGGAACAGGAGTTGGAGAACATCACCATCGCTGATTTCCACGGCAAGGAGGGCCAGTTCCACTACAACATCAGCAA GGTGAGAGTGACCCATCTCCACCTGTCCGCCTCCGACCTGCGCTTTGAGCCCAAGCAACACCTGGCCTTCAACATCAACAACGGGTCCATCAGCCTGCGCTTCCGCCGCCAGCTGCTCTACTGGTTCTT CTATGACATCGGCTCCATCAACACTTCGGCCGAGGGGGTCCACATCCACACTCAGCTGGAGCTCTCCAAGGACAACAGCGGCCGCCTCAAGATCTCCAACTTCAGCTGCAATGCCTCCATCGCCCGCATGCATGCCGGATTCAGCGGCACGCTCAG AAAGGTGTATGAATTCCTCGGCACTTTCCTCACCACGGGGGTGCGCTACCTTCTCAACCAGCAG ATCTGCCCGGTGCTGAACCACGCGGGGCTCGTGCTGATCAACTCTCTGCTGGACACGGTGCCAG TGCGGAACCCGGTGGACGACCACATTGGGATAGACTACTCCCTGCTGAAGAATCCCGTCGTCACGTCTGACACCATGGACCTGGATTTCGAG ggcaAATTCTTCTACTTGGGGGACGAGAACAAGACCCTCCCCAATCTGGCCGTGGAGCCTGTCGTGCTGGAGACGGAGCGCATGGTCTACCTGGCCGTCTCCGAGTACTTCTTCGATTCTGCCCTCTTCTCCTACTTCCAGGCTGGCGTTCTGAGCATGGAGATTGCCGATGAAAAG GTGCCAAAGGATTTGGAGGTTCTGCTGAGAGCCACGTTTTTCGGGAGCATCGTCATGATG AACCCCTCCGTGGTGGATGCTCCTCTGATGCTGAGGCTGCGGGTCTCCTCACCGCCCAGCTGCGCCATCAAGGCCTCGGGGATGTCCATTTCCGTCACAGCCACCCTCAACATCTTCTTGGCCCCCGTGGATCAGCCCCTGGTCCAGCTTTCCAGCATGACCATG GAAGCTCGGCTGAGCGCAAAGGTGCTTCTGCGCAAGAAAGCTTTGCAGGTGCTGATGGACCTGAGAAG GTTCCGGATCTACTCCAACCAGTCGGCGCTGGAATCCCTGGCC ctgatcCCTCTGCAAGGGCCCCTGAAGACTCTGCTGCAGCTGACCATCATGCCCATCATCAATG AGAGAACCAAGAAGGGGGTGCAGATCCCACTCCCCGAAGGCATGGATTTCATGAAGGAAGTGGTCACCTACCACAAG GGCTACCTGACCATTGGCGCAGACCTCCATTTCTCCAAAGGCCTGAGAGAGGTGGTAGAGAAGTACAGGACCCCGCAGGGCCCACCGCCGACCTCCGTGGCTGCCTGA
- the PLTP gene encoding phospholipid transfer protein isoform X1 has product MRAAMLLFCAPRGANPGATAPRSLARLPACPAPSGLASPARAVPSSAGAGEEAPGGSIKAPGGRAGGQAGTRGEERPEQTPPRDQRSRSSPDPPPPPHTQRTSIRKRRVRRLDCPLPRRALWASGQISAAPLARPLRPWASATMVLCHSLLLFLLLLPFLGTAAAAATPGFKIRMTAKGLDLVKQEGLRFVEQELENITIADFHGKEGQFHYNISKVRVTHLHLSASDLRFEPKQHLAFNINNGSISLRFRRQLLYWFFYDIGSINTSAEGVHIHTQLELSKDNSGRLKISNFSCNASIARMHAGFSGTLRKVYEFLGTFLTTGVRYLLNQQICPVLNHAGLVLINSLLDTVPVRNPVDDHIGIDYSLLKNPVVTSDTMDLDFEGKFFYLGDENKTLPNLAVEPVVLETERMVYLAVSEYFFDSALFSYFQAGVLSMEIADEKVPKDLEVLLRATFFGSIVMMNPSVVDAPLMLRLRVSSPPSCAIKASGMSISVTATLNIFLAPVDQPLVQLSSMTMEARLSAKVLLRKKALQVLMDLRRFRIYSNQSALESLALIPLQGPLKTLLQLTIMPIINERTKKGVQIPLPEGMDFMKEVVTYHKGYLTIGADLHFSKGLREVVEKYRTPQGPPPTSVAA; this is encoded by the exons ATGCGCGCAGCGATGCTCCTGTTCTGCGCACCCCGGGGCGCCAACCCCGGAGCAACTGCGCCCCGTTCCctcgcccgcctgcctgcctgcccggccCCGAGTGGCCTCGCCTCTCCCGCCCGGGCTGTCCCCTCCTCCGCTGGGGCGGGCGAGGAAGCGCCAGGAGGGAGTATAAAGGCGCCGGGCGGGCGCGCAGGCGGGCAAGCCGGGACGCGGGGCGAGGAGAGGCCGGAGCAGACGCCGCCGAGGGACCAGCGCAGCCG CAGCTcgccagatcccccccccccgccacacacacaaaGGACAAGCATAAGAAAGAGGAGAGTCCGCAGGCTGGACTGCCCCCTCCCTCGCAGAGCCCTCTGGGCCAGCGGCCAGATCTCCGCAGCCCCGTTGGCCAGACCTTTGCGTCCCTG GGCAAGTGCCACCATGGTCCTGTGCCActctcttctcctcttcctcctcctgctgcccttcTTGGGCACAGCGGCTGCCGCTGCCACTCCAGGCTTCAAGATCAGGATGACAGCCAAGGGCTTGGACCTGG TGAAGCAGGAGGGGCTCCGCTTTGTGGAACAGGAGTTGGAGAACATCACCATCGCTGATTTCCACGGCAAGGAGGGCCAGTTCCACTACAACATCAGCAA GGTGAGAGTGACCCATCTCCACCTGTCCGCCTCCGACCTGCGCTTTGAGCCCAAGCAACACCTGGCCTTCAACATCAACAACGGGTCCATCAGCCTGCGCTTCCGCCGCCAGCTGCTCTACTGGTTCTT CTATGACATCGGCTCCATCAACACTTCGGCCGAGGGGGTCCACATCCACACTCAGCTGGAGCTCTCCAAGGACAACAGCGGCCGCCTCAAGATCTCCAACTTCAGCTGCAATGCCTCCATCGCCCGCATGCATGCCGGATTCAGCGGCACGCTCAG AAAGGTGTATGAATTCCTCGGCACTTTCCTCACCACGGGGGTGCGCTACCTTCTCAACCAGCAG ATCTGCCCGGTGCTGAACCACGCGGGGCTCGTGCTGATCAACTCTCTGCTGGACACGGTGCCAG TGCGGAACCCGGTGGACGACCACATTGGGATAGACTACTCCCTGCTGAAGAATCCCGTCGTCACGTCTGACACCATGGACCTGGATTTCGAG ggcaAATTCTTCTACTTGGGGGACGAGAACAAGACCCTCCCCAATCTGGCCGTGGAGCCTGTCGTGCTGGAGACGGAGCGCATGGTCTACCTGGCCGTCTCCGAGTACTTCTTCGATTCTGCCCTCTTCTCCTACTTCCAGGCTGGCGTTCTGAGCATGGAGATTGCCGATGAAAAG GTGCCAAAGGATTTGGAGGTTCTGCTGAGAGCCACGTTTTTCGGGAGCATCGTCATGATG AACCCCTCCGTGGTGGATGCTCCTCTGATGCTGAGGCTGCGGGTCTCCTCACCGCCCAGCTGCGCCATCAAGGCCTCGGGGATGTCCATTTCCGTCACAGCCACCCTCAACATCTTCTTGGCCCCCGTGGATCAGCCCCTGGTCCAGCTTTCCAGCATGACCATG GAAGCTCGGCTGAGCGCAAAGGTGCTTCTGCGCAAGAAAGCTTTGCAGGTGCTGATGGACCTGAGAAG GTTCCGGATCTACTCCAACCAGTCGGCGCTGGAATCCCTGGCC ctgatcCCTCTGCAAGGGCCCCTGAAGACTCTGCTGCAGCTGACCATCATGCCCATCATCAATG AGAGAACCAAGAAGGGGGTGCAGATCCCACTCCCCGAAGGCATGGATTTCATGAAGGAAGTGGTCACCTACCACAAG GGCTACCTGACCATTGGCGCAGACCTCCATTTCTCCAAAGGCCTGAGAGAGGTGGTAGAGAAGTACAGGACCCCGCAGGGCCCACCGCCGACCTCCGTGGCTGCCTGA